One Neisseria sicca genomic region harbors:
- a CDS encoding 1-acylglycerol-3-phosphate O-acyltransferase yields MHSQKAPFFTRLGRLFRLAGWLFRTGRHLRRIDAGNPAERDYAVITLGKGALEALDIELEIGTPPADNVKGVLVAANHVSWLDIFAMSAVYPSSFIAKQEIKDWPVLGKMGQNAGTVFINRNSRRDVEPINQAICAALKAGQNVSFFPEARTSLGLDILSFKAALFQSAIDADAPVQAVTLRYYDDAGKRTTVPSYAQVDLVRSLWRIVSMKKLRIRIDFAAPIRSGKDEDRFMLKDKVESSIREVVLSDAHDSEK; encoded by the coding sequence ATGCACTCACAAAAAGCCCCGTTTTTTACCCGTTTGGGCAGATTGTTCCGCTTGGCGGGATGGCTGTTCCGAACTGGAAGGCATTTGCGCCGTATCGATGCCGGCAATCCTGCCGAACGCGATTATGCGGTCATTACTCTGGGAAAAGGCGCGCTGGAAGCCTTGGATATCGAATTGGAAATCGGCACGCCGCCCGCGGATAATGTGAAGGGTGTTTTGGTGGCAGCAAACCATGTATCTTGGCTGGATATTTTCGCCATGAGCGCAGTGTATCCGAGCAGCTTTATCGCCAAGCAGGAAATCAAAGACTGGCCGGTCTTGGGCAAAATGGGGCAAAACGCAGGCACGGTGTTTATCAACCGAAATTCCCGACGTGATGTCGAGCCGATTAACCAAGCCATTTGCGCCGCGTTGAAAGCCGGGCAGAATGTCAGCTTTTTCCCCGAAGCGCGGACTTCTTTGGGCTTGGATATTTTATCGTTCAAAGCCGCGCTCTTCCAATCCGCCATTGATGCCGACGCGCCTGTTCAGGCGGTTACGCTGCGCTATTATGATGATGCCGGTAAAAGGACGACTGTGCCGTCTTATGCACAAGTTGATTTGGTGCGCTCACTTTGGCGCATCGTTTCCATGAAAAAACTGCGCATCCGTATTGATTTTGCCGCCCCGATTCGCTCCGGCAAAGACGAAGACCGCTTTATGTTGAAAGACAAAGTAGAAAGCAGCATCCGCGAAGTCGTATTGTCCGATGCACACGATTCCGAAAAATAA
- a CDS encoding dihydrolipoyl dehydrogenase: MKKIQADVVVIGGGTAGMGAFRNARLHSDNVYLIENNVFGTTCARVGCMPSKLLIAAAEARHHALHTDPFGVHLDKDSIVVNGEEVMQRVKSERDRFVGFVVADVEEWPADKRIMGSAKFIDENTVQIDDHTQITAKSFVIATGSRPVILPQWQSLGDRLIINDDVFSWDTLPKSVAVFGPGVIGLELGQALHRLGVKVEIFGLGGIIGGISDPVVSDEAKAVFGEELKLHLDAKTEVKLDVDGNVEVHWEQDGEKGVFVAKYMLAAVGRRPNVDNIGLENINIEKDARGVPVADPLTMQTSIPHIFIAGDASNQLPLLHEAADQGKIAGDNAGRYPNIGSGLRRSTIGVVFTNPQIGFVGLKYAQVAAQYQPDEFVIGEVSFKNQGRSRVMLVNKGHMRLYAEKATGRFIGAEILGPAAEHLAHLLAWAHQMKMTVPQMLDMPFYHPVIEEGLRTALRDADAKLKQA; this comes from the coding sequence ATGAAAAAAATTCAAGCAGATGTCGTCGTAATCGGCGGCGGTACTGCCGGCATGGGCGCGTTTCGCAATGCCCGTTTACATTCGGATAATGTTTACCTGATTGAAAACAACGTGTTCGGCACGACCTGCGCGCGCGTGGGCTGTATGCCTTCCAAACTCTTGATTGCTGCCGCAGAGGCGCGCCATCACGCATTACATACCGACCCGTTCGGCGTGCATTTGGATAAAGACAGCATCGTCGTCAACGGCGAAGAAGTCATGCAGCGCGTCAAATCCGAGCGTGACCGTTTTGTCGGTTTTGTCGTTGCCGATGTGGAAGAGTGGCCTGCCGACAAGCGCATTATGGGTTCGGCTAAATTTATCGACGAGAATACCGTCCAAATCGACGACCATACCCAAATCACGGCAAAAAGCTTTGTGATTGCTACCGGCTCGCGTCCCGTTATCCTGCCGCAGTGGCAGTCTTTGGGAGACCGTTTGATTATCAACGACGACGTTTTCTCATGGGATACGCTGCCTAAGAGCGTCGCCGTGTTCGGACCGGGCGTTATCGGTTTGGAACTGGGTCAGGCATTGCACCGTTTGGGCGTGAAAGTTGAAATTTTCGGCTTGGGCGGCATCATCGGCGGCATTTCTGATCCCGTCGTTTCAGACGAGGCAAAAGCTGTGTTCGGCGAAGAATTGAAACTGCATTTGGATGCTAAAACCGAGGTCAAACTCGATGTAGACGGCAATGTAGAGGTTCATTGGGAGCAGGACGGCGAAAAAGGCGTATTTGTTGCCAAATATATGCTAGCAGCCGTAGGTCGCCGTCCGAACGTTGACAATATCGGTTTGGAAAACATCAATATCGAAAAAGACGCGCGCGGCGTACCCGTTGCCGATCCGCTGACCATGCAAACCAGCATTCCGCATATCTTCATCGCGGGCGACGCGTCCAACCAACTGCCTCTGCTGCACGAAGCTGCCGACCAAGGCAAGATTGCCGGCGACAACGCGGGCCGCTACCCGAATATCGGCAGCGGTTTGCGCCGCAGCACCATCGGCGTGGTGTTTACCAATCCGCAAATCGGCTTTGTCGGTTTGAAATACGCGCAAGTTGCCGCGCAATACCAACCTGACGAATTTGTCATCGGCGAAGTATCGTTTAAAAACCAAGGCCGCAGCCGCGTGATGCTGGTAAACAAAGGCCATATGCGCCTGTATGCCGAAAAAGCTACCGGTCGCTTCATCGGCGCGGAAATCTTAGGCCCGGCCGCCGAACATTTGGCGCACCTGTTGGCATGGGCGCATCAAATGAAGATGACCGTTCCGCAAATGCTGGATATGCCGTTCTACCATCCCGTTATCGAGGAAGGTCTGCGCACCGCGTTGCGCGATGCCGATGCGAAGTTGAAACAGGCTTGA
- the fumC gene encoding class II fumarate hydratase — MSTRTEHDTMGNVEVPSEAYWGAQTQRSRNNFKIGGETLPQPLIYALALVKKAAAATNVSLGRIKPEQADLITQAADDVLNGKLDGQFPLVVWQTGSGTQSNMNMNEVLANRANEIAGTGLAAYQPVHPNDHVNHAQSTNDAFPTAIHVAAAIEINRHLIPAVQALRDTLDKKAQAFAPIVKIGRTHLQDATPLTLGQEFSGYVSQLDHGLGRLNDALKGLYELALGGTAVGTGLNSHPEYAEKAAAKLAELSGLPFVSAPNKFEALGGRDAAVAASGALKTLAASLNKIANDIRWLASGPRCGLGEIKIPENEPGSSIMPGKVNPTQCEAMTMVCCQVFGNDVTIGMAGASGNFELNVYMPVIAYNLLQSIRLLGDACNSFNENCAEGIEPVPEKIDYFLHHSLMLVTALNRKIGYENAAKVAKTAYKNDKSLRETAVELGLLTGEEFDELVVPADMVHPR; from the coding sequence ATGAGCACCCGTACCGAACACGACACTATGGGCAATGTCGAAGTCCCGTCCGAAGCCTATTGGGGCGCGCAGACCCAGCGCAGCCGCAACAATTTCAAAATCGGCGGCGAAACCTTGCCGCAGCCGCTGATTTATGCTTTGGCGCTGGTGAAAAAAGCCGCAGCCGCCACCAATGTTTCCCTCGGCAGGATTAAGCCTGAGCAGGCGGATTTGATTACGCAGGCGGCGGACGACGTGTTGAACGGCAAGCTCGACGGGCAGTTTCCTTTAGTAGTATGGCAGACCGGCTCCGGCACGCAGTCCAATATGAACATGAACGAAGTGCTGGCAAACCGCGCCAACGAAATCGCCGGTACGGGTTTGGCGGCGTACCAGCCTGTCCATCCCAACGACCATGTGAACCACGCGCAATCGACCAACGACGCGTTCCCGACCGCCATCCACGTTGCCGCCGCGATTGAAATCAACCGCCACCTCATCCCTGCCGTCCAAGCCCTGCGCGACACATTGGACAAAAAAGCCCAAGCCTTCGCCCCCATCGTCAAAATCGGTCGTACCCACTTGCAGGACGCGACGCCGCTGACTTTGGGACAAGAATTTTCCGGCTACGTTTCCCAACTCGACCACGGCTTAGGCCGTCTGAACGACGCGCTCAAAGGTTTGTACGAACTCGCTTTGGGCGGCACGGCAGTCGGCACGGGTTTGAACAGTCATCCCGAATACGCCGAAAAAGCCGCCGCCAAACTCGCCGAACTGTCTGGCCTGCCGTTTGTCAGCGCGCCGAACAAATTTGAAGCCTTGGGCGGACGCGATGCCGCCGTTGCCGCTTCGGGCGCATTAAAAACGCTGGCGGCAAGCCTGAACAAAATCGCCAACGATATCCGCTGGCTGGCAAGCGGCCCGCGCTGCGGACTGGGTGAAATCAAAATCCCTGAAAACGAGCCAGGTTCGTCCATCATGCCGGGCAAAGTCAACCCGACCCAATGCGAAGCGATGACCATGGTGTGCTGCCAAGTGTTCGGCAACGACGTTACCATCGGCATGGCTGGCGCGTCGGGCAATTTCGAGCTGAACGTCTATATGCCCGTTATCGCCTACAACCTCTTGCAATCTATCCGCCTGTTGGGTGACGCGTGCAACAGCTTCAACGAAAACTGCGCCGAGGGCATCGAACCCGTACCGGAAAAAATCGACTATTTCCTGCACCATTCCCTGATGCTCGTTACCGCGCTGAACCGCAAAATCGGCTACGAAAACGCCGCCAAAGTCGCCAAAACCGCCTATAAAAACGACAAATCGCTGCGCGAAACCGCCGTCGAATTGGGCTTGTTGACAGGCGAAGAGTTTGACGAACTGGTCGTCCCCGCCGATATGGTTCATCCGCGCTGA
- a CDS encoding LysM peptidoglycan-binding domain-containing protein encodes MAKLKTIALTISSLSAASGAAYAQNATPDQVGMAMMRLNSSLLDQAKAQTFGTGSLWASLRKDFRMNEVNSELVRRHESKFAANSAYFDRTITRSKPYMYHIANEVRKRNMPAEIALLPFIESAFVTKAKSHVGASGLWQFMPATGRHYGLEKTPLYDGRHDVYAATDAALNYLQYLHGLFGDWSLALAAYNWGEGNVGRAVNRARAQGLEPIYENLRMPDETRNYVPKLLAVRNIVANPQTFGMNITEINNQPYFKSLSIDKPIDNSTIARFANISESELLTLNPGFNAPVFIPKNNRRLLLPVDSVASFEKNYRNANPDTLLSWNVYTSRNNTSLNAIAAETGMSVAEIKRLNGLGNNSLSSDRSILVAKNKAANSATPDTLSFIDVDNRPDTYRSNMPEMAPIKTAKANIPTMDFANIKPVAAVPTDYVALGKKAVSETVTAQSVSVGGESKIASATPTTVAKADIATTPETTVQTNSSADLASANVKEERIPEVFAQLSQAESKPAVVEQTAANTTTELTTAQAAPTQAAETADELMALVDSNLRTQTENVAVAQAASEHNIASDAVKARSERIAANTAKQQSRTEARLARAGNQQQSQTAGAGMHRVADGDTLFNISRRYNLSVADLIIANNIKGNNIRKGQLLRVTAAPAKTRNSIRNVSYTVRRGDTLNTIANRFNVDVNDIRRWNRNTNGVTPGQRLKLIGS; translated from the coding sequence ATGGCAAAACTGAAAACCATCGCACTTACCATTTCAAGTTTATCCGCAGCTTCCGGCGCAGCATACGCTCAAAATGCCACACCAGATCAAGTAGGTATGGCAATGATGCGCCTCAATTCCTCTCTTTTGGATCAAGCCAAAGCGCAAACTTTCGGAACGGGCAGCCTTTGGGCATCGTTGCGCAAGGATTTCCGTATGAACGAGGTCAATTCCGAACTTGTTCGCCGCCATGAGAGCAAATTCGCTGCCAATAGTGCCTACTTCGACCGCACCATTACCCGCAGCAAACCCTATATGTACCATATTGCCAACGAAGTCAGAAAACGCAATATGCCTGCCGAAATCGCATTGCTGCCGTTTATCGAAAGCGCATTCGTTACCAAAGCAAAATCACATGTCGGCGCATCCGGTCTGTGGCAGTTTATGCCTGCAACGGGTCGCCACTACGGCTTGGAAAAAACCCCTTTGTATGATGGCCGTCACGATGTCTACGCAGCAACTGACGCAGCATTGAATTACCTGCAATACCTGCACGGATTATTCGGCGACTGGTCCCTTGCACTGGCTGCCTACAACTGGGGCGAAGGTAATGTCGGCCGTGCCGTCAATCGGGCGCGCGCGCAAGGTTTGGAGCCGATTTACGAAAATCTGCGCATGCCTGACGAAACACGGAATTACGTTCCCAAACTCTTGGCCGTACGCAATATCGTTGCCAACCCGCAAACTTTCGGCATGAATATTACCGAAATCAACAATCAGCCGTATTTCAAATCCCTGAGCATCGACAAGCCGATTGACAACAGCACTATCGCCCGCTTCGCCAACATCAGCGAAAGCGAATTGCTGACACTCAATCCGGGATTCAATGCGCCTGTATTCATCCCGAAAAACAATCGCCGCCTGTTGCTGCCTGTTGATTCTGTGGCTTCTTTCGAGAAAAACTACCGAAACGCAAATCCCGATACTTTGTTGTCTTGGAACGTATACACATCTCGAAACAATACCAGCTTGAACGCCATCGCAGCAGAAACCGGTATGAGCGTTGCCGAAATCAAACGACTGAACGGCTTGGGAAATAACTCCCTGTCTTCCGACCGCAGTATTTTGGTAGCCAAGAATAAAGCAGCGAATTCGGCGACACCTGATACACTCTCATTCATCGATGTTGATAACAGACCGGATACTTACCGTTCCAATATGCCGGAAATGGCACCTATCAAAACGGCAAAAGCAAATATTCCTACAATGGATTTTGCCAACATTAAACCCGTTGCAGCAGTACCAACAGATTATGTAGCCCTTGGCAAAAAAGCAGTATCCGAAACTGTTACCGCTCAATCAGTCTCTGTTGGCGGAGAAAGCAAAATTGCCTCTGCAACTCCTACTACCGTTGCCAAAGCAGACATCGCAACCACACCTGAAACCACTGTTCAAACCAACTCTTCAGCAGATTTGGCATCGGCAAATGTCAAAGAAGAGCGTATTCCTGAAGTGTTTGCCCAATTGTCTCAAGCTGAAAGCAAGCCTGCCGTTGTCGAGCAAACTGCTGCAAATACAACTACTGAGCTGACTACTGCTCAAGCTGCTCCGACGCAAGCTGCTGAAACAGCCGATGAACTGATGGCGTTGGTAGATTCAAATCTTCGTACTCAAACTGAAAATGTAGCAGTCGCACAAGCCGCCAGCGAACACAATATTGCATCCGACGCAGTCAAAGCGCGTAGCGAGCGTATTGCCGCCAATACCGCCAAACAACAAAGCCGCACTGAGGCACGTTTGGCCCGTGCAGGTAATCAGCAGCAATCTCAAACCGCAGGTGCGGGCATGCACCGTGTAGCCGATGGCGATACGCTGTTTAATATCTCACGTCGTTACAACTTAAGCGTTGCTGATTTGATTATTGCCAACAACATCAAAGGCAATAATATCCGTAAAGGTCAGCTGTTGCGTGTGACCGCAGCGCCCGCCAAAACTCGAAACAGTATCCGAAACGTTTCTTATACCGTTCGCAGAGGCGATACTTTGAATACCATCGCCAACCGATTCAACGTAGATGTAAACGATATCCGCCGCTGGAATCGAAATACCAATGGCGTGACACCCGGTCAACGTTTGAAATTAATCGGCAGTTAA
- a CDS encoding redoxin family protein, translating into MALQDRTGQKVPSVVFRTRVGDTWKDVSTDDLFKGKKVVVFSLPGAFTPTCSSSHLPRYNELFGAFKENGVDAIYCVSVNDTFVMNAWAAEEEADNIYMIPDGNGEFTEGMGMLVGKEDLGFGKRSWRYSMLVNDGVIEKMFIEPEEPGDPFKVSDADTMLKFIAPDWKAQESVAIFTKPGCQFCAKAKKALQDKGLSYEEIVLGKDATVTSVRAITGKMTAPQVFIGGKYIGGSEDLEAYLAKN; encoded by the coding sequence ATGGCTTTGCAAGATCGTACCGGTCAAAAAGTACCTTCCGTCGTATTCCGTACCCGCGTGGGCGACACTTGGAAAGATGTTTCCACTGATGACTTGTTCAAAGGTAAAAAAGTAGTCGTATTCTCTCTGCCGGGCGCATTTACTCCGACTTGTTCTTCTTCCCACCTGCCGCGTTACAACGAATTGTTCGGCGCGTTCAAAGAAAACGGCGTTGACGCAATCTACTGCGTATCTGTAAACGATACTTTCGTGATGAACGCTTGGGCTGCCGAAGAAGAAGCTGACAACATCTACATGATTCCTGATGGCAACGGCGAATTCACCGAAGGCATGGGCATGCTGGTCGGCAAAGAAGACTTGGGCTTCGGCAAACGCTCTTGGCGTTACTCTATGCTGGTTAACGACGGCGTGATTGAAAAAATGTTCATCGAGCCTGAAGAGCCGGGCGATCCTTTCAAAGTGTCTGACGCTGACACTATGTTGAAATTCATCGCTCCTGACTGGAAAGCTCAAGAATCTGTTGCCATCTTCACCAAACCTGGCTGCCAATTCTGCGCTAAAGCTAAAAAAGCTTTGCAAGACAAAGGTCTGTCTTACGAAGAAATCGTATTGGGCAAAGATGCAACTGTTACTTCCGTTCGCGCCATTACCGGCAAGATGACTGCTCCTCAAGTCTTCATCGGCGGCAAATACATCGGCGGCAGCGAAGATTTGGAAGCTTACTTGGCTAAAAACTAA
- the yciA gene encoding acyl-CoA thioester hydrolase YciA, giving the protein MTQNEKQHTKPQGELLLRTVAMPRDTNPNQDIFGGWIMSQMDLGGGILAAEIAQGRIVTVAVQEMNFIRPVKVGNVVCCYGRCVSVGNTSLQLKIEVWVKTLMNDHLTEDRQLVTEAVFTYVAIDSEGNKRPIPKEGNPKLEGLI; this is encoded by the coding sequence ATGACGCAAAATGAAAAACAACACACTAAACCACAAGGCGAGCTTTTGCTGCGCACCGTTGCCATGCCGCGCGACACTAATCCCAATCAAGATATTTTCGGTGGCTGGATTATGTCGCAAATGGATTTGGGCGGCGGTATTTTGGCGGCGGAAATCGCACAAGGCCGTATTGTTACCGTAGCTGTTCAGGAAATGAATTTCATCCGTCCTGTGAAAGTGGGGAATGTCGTCTGTTGCTATGGCCGCTGCGTGAGCGTGGGTAATACTTCGTTGCAACTGAAAATCGAGGTTTGGGTAAAAACATTGATGAACGACCACCTTACTGAGGATCGTCAACTCGTGACAGAGGCTGTCTTCACTTATGTCGCCATTGATAGTGAAGGTAACAAACGCCCGATTCCGAAAGAGGGAAACCCAAAACTGGAAGGTTTGATTTAA
- the mutM gene encoding bifunctional DNA-formamidopyrimidine glycosylase/DNA-(apurinic or apyrimidinic site) lyase encodes MPELPEVETTLRGISPHIQGKKVADVVLRQTKLRWQVNPQLAEILAGQEVLSCRRRAKYLIIGFATGILLIHLGMSGSLRIFTDGDARIDHPDKHDHADIVFADGTVLRYHDPRKFGAILWYEGIAEHHPLLEKLGPEPLSDDFSVEYLYQKFKTQKRAVKLALMDNAVVVGVGNIYANESLFKSGISPHRPADKVKKKECAVLVETIKSVLQRAIETGGSTLRDFVNSDGKSGYFQQEYTVYGRHNEPCVRCGGLVQKEVLGQRGTFYCPNCQK; translated from the coding sequence ATGCCGGAATTGCCTGAAGTGGAAACGACGTTGCGCGGTATCAGCCCGCATATTCAAGGTAAAAAGGTAGCGGATGTCGTGTTGCGCCAAACCAAGCTGCGCTGGCAGGTCAATCCGCAGTTGGCGGAGATTTTGGCGGGGCAGGAGGTGTTGAGCTGCCGTCGGCGGGCGAAATATTTGATTATCGGTTTTGCAACGGGTATTTTGTTGATTCATCTGGGCATGTCGGGCAGCTTGCGGATTTTTACGGACGGCGATGCGCGGATTGACCATCCCGACAAACACGACCATGCGGACATTGTGTTTGCGGACGGAACGGTATTGCGCTATCACGACCCGCGTAAGTTCGGCGCGATTTTGTGGTATGAAGGCATTGCCGAGCATCATCCGCTTCTTGAAAAACTGGGCCCCGAGCCGCTTTCAGACGACTTCTCCGTTGAGTATCTGTACCAAAAATTTAAAACGCAAAAACGCGCGGTCAAGCTGGCTCTGATGGACAATGCCGTCGTGGTCGGCGTGGGCAATATTTATGCGAACGAAAGCCTGTTTAAATCGGGCATCTCGCCACACCGCCCTGCGGACAAGGTTAAGAAAAAAGAATGCGCCGTCTTGGTGGAAACGATTAAATCGGTATTGCAGCGCGCGATTGAAACCGGCGGCAGCACGTTGCGCGACTTCGTCAACAGTGACGGCAAAAGCGGCTATTTCCAGCAGGAATATACGGTGTACGGCAGGCACAACGAACCCTGCGTCCGTTGCGGCGGTTTGGTGCAGAAGGAAGTTTTAGGGCAGCGCGGGACGTTTTATTGTCCTAACTGCCAAAAATAA
- a CDS encoding class I SAM-dependent methyltransferase, with protein MDVWFEDTAMGRYVAQNEAAFFERHLQYFDGQTVVQQGGQWLRSSENVVAVPRDVLMTADAMAWESHSIDVLLMPHSHETAALTQVLHEASRVLKPEGRLVLTGFNPKSLWFFSKWFDGTRLPKKEHCLTLPALKQRLGDLDFEVEFGKFMVYLPAVNSQKGLRFWRFMEKAGDRWWPQCAAVYGLVLVKRMAGVTPLPEFEKILGTQTVALGTARISD; from the coding sequence ATGGATGTATGGTTTGAAGATACGGCTATGGGGCGTTATGTTGCTCAGAACGAAGCTGCTTTTTTTGAGCGGCATTTGCAATATTTTGACGGACAAACCGTTGTCCAACAAGGCGGTCAATGGTTGAGGTCGTCTGAAAACGTGGTTGCTGTACCCCGTGATGTATTGATGACGGCAGATGCTATGGCTTGGGAAAGTCACTCTATTGATGTGCTGCTGATGCCGCACAGTCATGAGACTGCCGCGCTGACGCAAGTGCTGCATGAAGCGTCCAGGGTATTGAAACCTGAAGGGCGGTTGGTTTTGACGGGGTTTAATCCGAAATCTTTGTGGTTTTTCAGCAAGTGGTTTGATGGAACGCGCTTGCCCAAAAAGGAGCATTGCCTGACTTTGCCCGCTTTGAAGCAGCGGTTGGGGGATTTGGATTTTGAGGTGGAATTCGGAAAGTTTATGGTGTACCTGCCTGCTGTGAATTCGCAAAAGGGGCTGCGGTTTTGGCGTTTTATGGAGAAGGCGGGGGACAGGTGGTGGCCGCAGTGCGCGGCGGTGTACGGTTTGGTTTTGGTCAAGCGTATGGCGGGGGTGACGCCGTTGCCGGAGTTTGAAAAAATATTGGGAACGCAGACGGTGGCTTTGGGTACGGCGCGGATTTCGGATTGA
- the pta gene encoding phosphate acetyltransferase — MAKLLVAPVSAGLDVAAASKAFAQALGAQVFQPLDASAETLLAQGKSDDWFDAVVGKAVALNTDKLVIEGIAPDADKLFLSGKNVELALSLDAGVVLALQSDSADAAEVAHRINLAKQLYTNSPGLLEGFIIEGAAASVGEEVARLTGLTFYGSSSALKDVSALAKREASRLSPAQFRYNLIDFARKADMRIVLPEGAEPRTVAAAAICHEKGIARCVLLAKREEVEAVAKERGINLPDSLEIVDPATLVEQYVEPMCELRKSKGLTPEDARKQLQDTVVLGTMMMAQNDVDGLVSGAVHTTANTIRPALQLIKTAPGASLVSSVFFMLLPNQVLVFGDCAVNPNPTPEQLADIAIQSADTAKAFGIPPKVAMISYSTINSGSGPDVDAVIEATKLAKEKRPDLEIDGPLQYDAATVPEIGKTKAPESTVAGQATVLIFPNLNTGNCTYKAVQRSANVLSVGPLLQGLRKPVNDLSRGALVEDIVFTIALTAVQAKQMAN; from the coding sequence ATGGCTAAATTATTAGTCGCTCCGGTATCCGCCGGTTTGGACGTGGCAGCAGCAAGCAAAGCCTTTGCCCAAGCTTTGGGCGCGCAAGTTTTCCAACCGCTCGACGCATCCGCCGAAACTCTGTTGGCACAAGGCAAAAGCGACGACTGGTTTGACGCTGTGGTCGGCAAAGCCGTCGCACTCAATACCGACAAACTCGTTATCGAAGGTATCGCCCCCGATGCGGACAAACTCTTCCTGTCCGGCAAAAACGTCGAGCTGGCATTGTCTTTGGATGCAGGCGTAGTCTTGGCATTGCAATCTGATAGTGCTGACGCAGCCGAAGTGGCACACCGAATCAACCTTGCCAAACAGCTTTACACCAACTCTCCGGGCCTTTTGGAAGGCTTCATCATTGAAGGCGCGGCAGCATCCGTAGGCGAAGAAGTTGCCCGCCTGACCGGACTGACATTCTACGGCTCAAGCAGCGCGCTCAAAGACGTATCTGCGTTGGCAAAACGCGAAGCCTCCCGCCTTTCTCCCGCCCAATTCCGTTACAACCTGATTGATTTTGCCCGCAAAGCCGATATGCGCATCGTCCTGCCTGAAGGTGCAGAACCGCGTACCGTCGCCGCAGCCGCCATCTGCCACGAAAAAGGCATTGCCCGCTGCGTCTTGCTTGCCAAACGCGAAGAAGTTGAAGCCGTTGCCAAAGAACGCGGCATCAACCTGCCTGACTCTTTGGAAATCGTCGATCCCGCTACATTGGTCGAACAATACGTCGAGCCGATGTGCGAATTGCGCAAATCCAAAGGTCTGACCCCTGAAGATGCCCGCAAACAACTGCAAGACACCGTTGTCCTCGGCACCATGATGATGGCGCAAAACGACGTGGACGGCTTGGTATCCGGCGCCGTTCATACTACCGCCAACACCATCCGCCCCGCCTTGCAGCTGATTAAAACCGCACCGGGCGCGAGCCTTGTATCCAGCGTATTCTTTATGCTGCTGCCAAACCAAGTCCTCGTCTTCGGCGACTGCGCGGTCAACCCGAACCCGACGCCCGAACAGCTTGCCGATATCGCCATCCAATCTGCCGATACCGCTAAAGCCTTCGGTATTCCGCCTAAAGTTGCCATGATTTCCTACTCCACCATCAACTCAGGCAGTGGCCCTGATGTCGATGCCGTGATTGAAGCCACCAAACTGGCAAAAGAAAAACGCCCGGATTTGGAAATCGACGGCCCGCTGCAATACGATGCGGCTACCGTGCCTGAAATCGGCAAAACCAAAGCCCCTGAAAGCACCGTCGCCGGTCAGGCAACCGTCCTGATTTTCCCAAACCTCAACACCGGCAACTGCACCTACAAAGCCGTACAACGCAGCGCCAACGTCCTGAGCGTCGGCCCGCTTTTGCAAGGTTTGCGCAAACCGGTCAACGACCTCTCCCGCGGCGCATTGGTAGAAGACATCGTCTTCACCATCGCCCTGACAGCGGTTCAGGCAAAACAAATGGCAAACTGA